DNA from Streptococcus parasuis:
AAGTTATCCAAAAAGACAATTTAAGTATATGGGTTTTTGTTTTTGATTTAGATAATTTTAAATCCTCAAATGATGCGTTTGGACATGCTGTAGGAGATCAAATTCTTATTCAATTTAGTAATATTCTAATGAATGAGTTTCCATCAACTGCACTTGTTTCAAGGTTGGGAGGAGATGAATTCTGTGTTCTCTTGCCAGAAACAACACATTTCGATATTTTACGCATTCAATCGAATATTGTCCTCAAAATGCAAGAGTTTAATCTCTTTGGGGTATCCGTTTCAATTGGTAAGACATTTGCTAGAAATCCAAGATATCATGAATTGGATGAGTTTTTGGCAGAAGCAGACAGTAATATGTATGCGCAAAAAAAATCTCAAAAAATACAGTCTAAATAATGATGATAACTCTTACTGTCTTGGAAAAAACGTGTGACAGTATCCTCATAATAGAAAGAGGTTGAAAATATTTAGTGCGAACCGATGATTTTTATTTGCTATTTCAACCAATTGTTAATGTGGAAACTAGCAAAACGAATGTTGCAAAAGCTGACGAATATGAAGTATTGCTCCGTTCATACAAAACAGATACCTTCCCATCAGATGAATTTCACTTTATTCTATCTAATGAAGAATACTATATGATCTTCATGGACTGGTTTAGTGAAAAAATTGAAGAAAAATTAAAGCAGCATCCCGAGATTGTACTTTCTGTGAATTTTGATTTAGATCAATTTCAATATATTGGAACCATTCAATTTTTAGAACGATTTACCTCTTATTCTGAAAATATCTTAATTGAAATAACCGAACACTTTCCAACTAGGAACCCTGAATTATTAGATAGTTTGCATGAAATCCTAAAAAAAATAAAACAATATCACTATAAAATTGCAATTGATGATTTTACAGAAGGAATTAATACCTATTTTCTTTATAAAAAATATAGAAGCTATTATAACCGAATCAAGATTACCTATAGGAACAATGTTTTATCATGGCTTAATATTGTATTTTTAGCCAATTATGTGAGACTAATAAATAAAATTTACTCTAAAGAGATTAGCGTTGTAGTTGAGAAAATTGATACAGAGAATAAGGCAAAATGGATGAGAAAATTTGGTCTATATCGTCAGCAAGGGTATTATTGGGGAAAAGGCTCAGAAAAGATTGAACAATTAGATTAAATGAATATTTTAAAAAAAATACAGGAGTCTTGTCTAAATGACAGATCCTGTATTTTTAGTTTTAGTTTAATTGATTCTTATGAAGAGAAATATTGTTGTTTAAAATTCCAAAGGTAAACATTTCCTTTGGAATTTAACTTAAGGAGATATGAGGGCTATTCATTATAAAAAGATCATCAAAGACTCCATGCATCTTTCCGAAAAACTATAATTTTCTTGAAACTTATATAGGATTATGCTATACTACTCATATAGCTAAAATCAGGAGAAAATGATGAGACGCGAGTTATTATTGGAAAAAATTGATCAACTAAAAGAAATTATGCCTTGGTATGTCTTGGAATATTATCAGTCCAAGTTGTCTGTGCCCTACAGTTTTACAACCTTGTATGAATACTTGAAAGAATACCGTCGTTTTTTTGAGTGGTTACAGGATTCGGATTTGGTGTCTGTTGAACGGATTGCTGACATTCCATTAGATGTCTTGGAACATCTGACCAAAAAAGATATGGAGGCCTTTATTCTTTATCTGCGGGAGCGTCCTTTGCTGAACGCCAATACCACGCAGAATGGTGTGTCGCAGACCACCATTAACCGTACCCTCTCGGCCCTTTCTAGTCTCTTCAAGTATTTAACCGAAGAAGTGGAAAATGAGCAGGGCGAGCCCTACTTCTACCGCAATGTCATGAAGAAGGTGTCGACCAAAAAGAAGAAGGAAACCTTGGCAGCGCGGGCGGAGAACATCAAGCAAAAGCTCTTTTTGGGCGATGAAACCATGGAGTTTTTGGACTATGTAGACAATGAATACCAAGCCAAGCTATCCAAGCGGGCCCTCTCCTCTTTCCAGAAAAACAAGGAGCGGGATTTGGCGATTCTGGCCCTTCTCTTGGCTTCTGGCGTCCGTCTGTCAGAAGCGGTAAATTTGGATCTTCGAGATGTCAACCTCAATATGATGATGATCGAAGTAACCCGTAAGGGTGGTAAGCGGGACTCGGTTAATGTGGCTGGGTTTGCTAAGCCCTATCTGGAAGCCTATATGAGCATCCGTCAGCAACGCTACAAGGCTGAAAAAACGGATACGGCCTTCTTCCTATCCGAATACCGTGGTCTGCCCAATCGTATTGATGCTTCATCTATCGAAAAAATGGTTGCGAAATATTCTGCGGACTTCAAGATACGAGTGACACCCCACAAACTCCGTCACACGCTGGCAACACGGCTCTATGATGCCACCAAGTCGCAAGTTCTGGTCAGTCATCAGCTGGGTCACGCCAATACCCAGGTTACCGACCTCTATACCCATATCGTCAACGATGAGCAGAAAAATGCTCTGGATCAATTATGATGTTGCGTAAATTTAATTATGTAAATTAATAAAGGAGTAAGCTCAAACTTACTCCTTTTTCTACTAAATCTAAATCAATTCTTTCAATTTTTCCTGATTAACTGCTGGGTACTGGTCCAAAAAGACTGAGAGGGTTCGTAAAACTGCAGGAATATAGCCAATCTGGTCATTCTCCACCTGCAGGACTAAAAGTGGCTCGTGGAGGCTCATACGGAGCAAGAACCATCCGTCACCATAAGGCTCAGTCAGGTCAAACCGCACTCCTTCTTCGTTTTCTGGGTTAAAAGCAAAGCCTTCGATAGTGGTTTGACGGAGGTCAGCTATCACCTGTTCACCAAGGGCTCGATAGTCTGCCACTTCTAGTTTGAAACGCACTTCTTGGGTTTCAAGTGGTTGTTTGAGCTGGGCAATCAAGTCGTCCAAGGACTTGCCTTCCGCTTGCAGTTTTGGTAAGAGCATGAGAATCTTAGCCGCCACATAGGTGCCGTCATCAAGGAAGTAATTTTCCTTAAAGGCAGCGTGTCCAGAGGTTTCGATAGCCAACTGGCAATCAACTCCCTCTTGGTTGGCTAAAATAGCACGGTTGATCACATTACGGTAGCCTGAAATATAGCGAATTTGTTTGCCACCCAGGCTTTCTATAAAGAATTTCAGGTGTTCAGTTGTTGGGGAATTGGTCACAATGCTGGTTCCTGGGTGTTCCGCCAAAGTAATCTGGCTGAGAACGGCAATCAGGTTGTTACGATTGAGAATTTCTCCTGACTTGGTGACCAGGGCGGCACGGTCAACGTCGGTATCAAAGATAATGCCTAGGTCTGCACCTTGCTTCAAGACAGCCTGACGAATGCTTTCCATAGCTTCCTTGTTATCAGGGTTTGGAACGTGATTTGGGAAGGTTCCGTCTGGGTCTAGGAATTGTGAGCCTGTGGTATCTGCTCCCAATTCTGCCAACACTTTCTCAGCAAAGAATCCACCCGCACCGTTTCCAGCATCGACAATGATATTAAGACCTGTCAGTGGTTTTTCTTGTCCACCACAGGCGGTACGAATTTTACCAACCAAGTCATGGGCATAAGGCGTAATCAGGTCTGCACTGGTGACACTTCCAAGGGAAGAAGCTGGCAAGTCTTCACTATGCGAGAGGATGAAGTCGATATCTTCATGTTCTGCTCCGCCATTTTCCGAAAAAATCTTAATGCCGTTGAAGTAATAGGGCAGGTGGCTGGCAGTGATCATGACACCAGCGTGGCACTTGAACTGAGGGTACTGGGTGCTCATGAAAAGGGCTGGCGTGGTGGCCATGCCAAAGTCAATCAGCTGAACCCCCAGACGAACGGCTTCTTCTGTAAAGGCTGAAACCAAATCTGGACCGCTAAGACGGCTGTCTCGACCAATACCGATGGTCAATTGGCCTTTTTGATAGGCCTGCGCCAGTTCTGGCTTCTGAGTTAGCCAATGAATAAGTCCGCGAACCACTTCCTTGGTGGCTTGTGGAGTGAGATTGACAGCATATTCGTCTGTAGCAATGGCAATGCCACGAATATCTGATCCATTTTGCAAGATGTGATGATGGGACATAGTAACCTCCTAATCGCCGTTTAGTTTATCTTTTATTACGTCGTTAACTCGCATTGCCGTACTCCAGTACTGCCTGCAGCTCGTTGCCTAGTACTAAAAGCATACTAAATGACTTTATCAGTTATTCTAGTATAGCATAATTTCAAAACGCTTTCAAAATGAAAAAAGCACAGCTTTTACTGTACTTTAGTGATGCTTACAGTTGTACCAACTTCCAGTTGACTTTCCACGGAAATAGCTAGTTCCAACTGATTCAAGACTCGCTTGGTCAGATACAAGCCAAAACCTGTAGCTTTTTGGTGTTCACGGCCATTAAAACCTGTAAAACCTTCGTCAAACAGGCGTGGAATATCTTCTGCCAGAATCCCAATTCCTGTATCGGAAATGGAAATTCCACCATTCAATTCAATGGCTACCTTTCCACC
Protein-coding regions in this window:
- a CDS encoding EAL domain-containing protein yields the protein MRTDDFYLLFQPIVNVETSKTNVAKADEYEVLLRSYKTDTFPSDEFHFILSNEEYYMIFMDWFSEKIEEKLKQHPEIVLSVNFDLDQFQYIGTIQFLERFTSYSENILIEITEHFPTRNPELLDSLHEILKKIKQYHYKIAIDDFTEGINTYFLYKKYRSYYNRIKITYRNNVLSWLNIVFLANYVRLINKIYSKEISVVVEKIDTENKAKWMRKFGLYRQQGYYWGKGSEKIEQLD
- a CDS encoding phosphomannomutase/phosphoglucomutase: MSHHHILQNGSDIRGIAIATDEYAVNLTPQATKEVVRGLIHWLTQKPELAQAYQKGQLTIGIGRDSRLSGPDLVSAFTEEAVRLGVQLIDFGMATTPALFMSTQYPQFKCHAGVMITASHLPYYFNGIKIFSENGGAEHEDIDFILSHSEDLPASSLGSVTSADLITPYAHDLVGKIRTACGGQEKPLTGLNIIVDAGNGAGGFFAEKVLAELGADTTGSQFLDPDGTFPNHVPNPDNKEAMESIRQAVLKQGADLGIIFDTDVDRAALVTKSGEILNRNNLIAVLSQITLAEHPGTSIVTNSPTTEHLKFFIESLGGKQIRYISGYRNVINRAILANQEGVDCQLAIETSGHAAFKENYFLDDGTYVAAKILMLLPKLQAEGKSLDDLIAQLKQPLETQEVRFKLEVADYRALGEQVIADLRQTTIEGFAFNPENEEGVRFDLTEPYGDGWFLLRMSLHEPLLVLQVENDQIGYIPAVLRTLSVFLDQYPAVNQEKLKELI
- the xerS gene encoding tyrosine recombinase XerS, whose protein sequence is MRRELLLEKIDQLKEIMPWYVLEYYQSKLSVPYSFTTLYEYLKEYRRFFEWLQDSDLVSVERIADIPLDVLEHLTKKDMEAFILYLRERPLLNANTTQNGVSQTTINRTLSALSSLFKYLTEEVENEQGEPYFYRNVMKKVSTKKKKETLAARAENIKQKLFLGDETMEFLDYVDNEYQAKLSKRALSSFQKNKERDLAILALLLASGVRLSEAVNLDLRDVNLNMMMIEVTRKGGKRDSVNVAGFAKPYLEAYMSIRQQRYKAEKTDTAFFLSEYRGLPNRIDASSIEKMVAKYSADFKIRVTPHKLRHTLATRLYDATKSQVLVSHQLGHANTQVTDLYTHIVNDEQKNALDQL